Proteins co-encoded in one Gopherus evgoodei ecotype Sinaloan lineage chromosome 4, rGopEvg1_v1.p, whole genome shotgun sequence genomic window:
- the AVPR1B gene encoding vasopressin V1b receptor, with product MEPGWERNSTTCSDPGDILTQVGDLNWTLFHTRDEELAQAEIGVLATILAVAAVGNLGVLLAMYRLRKKMSRMHLFILHLGLTDLGVALFQVLPQMIWEVTYRFLGPDLLCRAVKYLQVLSMFASTYMLIMMTLDRYMAVCHPLRTLQQPGRQAYLMIGATWLLSGLLSLPQVFIFSLQEVHQGSGVLDCWADFRYPWGARAYITWTTLCVFVLPVGILTICYSLICHEICKNLRCKTQSGAEMGAGRPCSQASRVSSVRTISRAKIRTVKMTFVIVLAYVACWAPFFSVQMWSVWDENAPDDESTNVAFTITMLLASLSSCCNPWIYMFFSGHLLHDVLLYISCCRSFRPGLKRQISNGSLCSRKTTILTQSHQTATHGIQLQQGDLKDFYQSYEDTVTESGVL from the exons ATGGAGCCGGGTTGGGAAAGGAACAGCACTACCTGCAGCGACCCTGGGGACATCCTGACCCAGGTGGGGGATCTCAACTGGACTCTCTTCCACACTCGGGACGAGGAGCTAGCCCAGGCTGAGATTGGGGTGCTGGCCACTATCCTGGCAGTTGCCGCAGTGGgcaacctgggggtgctgctggccaTGTACCGGCTGAGGAAGAAGATGAGTAGGATGCACCTCTTCATCCTTCACTTGGGGCTGACCGACCTGGGGGTGGCGCTTTTCCAGGTGCTGCCCCAGATGATCTGGGAGGTGACCTACCGCTTCCTGGGGCCCGACCTGCTCTGCAGGGCCGTCAAGTACCTGCAGGTGCTAAGCATGTTCGCCTCCACCTACATGCTGATCATGATGACCCTGGACCGCTACATGGCCGTGTGCCACCCGCTGCGCACCCTGCaacagccaggcaggcaggcctaCTTGATGATCGGGGCCACCTGGCTGCTCagtggcctgctcagcctgccccAGGTCTTCATCTTCTCGTTGCAGGAGGTGcatcagggctctggggtgctgGACTGCTGGGCTGACTTCAGGTACCCTTGGGGCGCCCGGGCCTACATCACCTGGACCACGCTTTGTGTCTTCGTCCTGCCCGTGGGCATCCTCACCATCTGCTACAGCCTCATCTGCCACGAGATCTGCAAGAACCTCAGGTGCAAGACGCAGAGCGGAGCAGAGATGGGAGCAGGGCGCCCCTGCAGCCAAGCCTCCCGGGTGAGCAGCGTACGCACCATCTCCAGGGCCAAGATCCGAACGGTGAAGATGACTTTTGTCATCGTGCTGGCCTATGTCGCCTGCTGGGCACCCTTCTtcagtgtgcagatgtggtcggtGTGGGACGAGAATGCCCCTGATGATG AGTCCACCAACGTGGCATTCACCATCACCATGCTGCTGGCCagcctcagcagctgctgcaaccCCTGGATTTACATGTTCTTCAGTGGGCACCTCCTGCATGACGTCCTGCTATACATCTCCTGTTGTAGGAGCTTCCGGCCTGGCCTCAAGAGGCAAATCTCCAACGGGAGCCTCTGCAGCAGGAAAACCACCATCCTGACTCAGAGCCACCAAACCGCCACACATGGGATTCAGCTGCAGCAGGGGGACTTGAAAGATTTCTACCAGTCCTACGAGGACACGGTGACGGAGTCAGGCGTGCTCTAG